The window AGTAGAAAATCCTCCATTACTACAAGAAATAAACAATTCTGTTTTTCCTGATGTAGTTACTCAAGGAGAAAAAAATGTGAGTTTTCAAGTAGCAATTATGAATTTAAGTAATATCGGTGTTTCCCTATCTCCTCTATCTACTATTTCCTTTGGTGACGGAGCAAATACATTTACAACTACCTTAACAACCATAATCCATATCCCGGGACATGAAAATGCTATTTTGTCTTTTAACCCATTAGATATCCCGACAAATTTAGTTTCTATGATTTATTCACCTGCCTTATCTTTAAAAGGCACGGATACCAATTCTCAAACCTACTCCCAAATTTTATCTGGTGGAAATAAAGTCAAGGTTTCTCCACCTTATGTTACTTTTATTGCCGAAAATATACCAACCGAGATTAAAAATCCAGGACAGCGTCCTCTTGAAATTTTAAAGATAAAATCAGAGAATTCCTACACAGCCACGAAAACAATTACTGCCATTAAATTAACTAATACCACACAAGGTTTAGGTTCACAATCTGAATTAGATTCACAAATCGAAAGACTGTCTTTGTATCATAACACTACCCTGGTGGGGACGACTACATTTACTTCAGGCATAGCCATATTCAATAGTCTTAATATTCCAATTCCACCTGATTATGGCACAACGACCCTGCTGGTTACTTATGATCTCTCATTTGACTTTGCAAAAGACCAGGATATAATAGATGTCGCACTGGCAGATGTAACCTTTGCTACGACCACGACTGTCAATGGCGATTTTCCTTTAAATTCCTATGGACATCATCTTGTAGATGGGATGGTTGCCGACCAGATAAAGATTTATGATGTCCTACCAGATAGTTTTAAATCAGGTGAATTGAATGATTTGGTTCTGAATGTAACTATTCCTCCCAATGGTTATGCGACTGATACCTTGAAGGCTTTAAGTATTGAAAATGCTGGCACGGCTAAATATGAAGATGTTGTTTTTAAATTCTGGCTCGATAATGGAGATGAGATATTTGGCACGATAAGTGATATTTGTCTGGGAACAATGAATTTTACCGGGGCAATGTGGCATAGAACTGGCTTGAATCAACCCATTGGCACAACTGGTTTAAAGGTGTTTGTCACGGTAGATATTACTGAAATTGCTGATGAAGGAAAAACAATAAAAATAAAAATCCCAATAAAAGGTATTGAAGTCCTGTCAGAAAATGATGGTCCAATAGATAACCCTATCACTAATTATTACTCACAACAGATTAAAGTCCATAATAAAGTTATATTTGAGGCATTGGATTTATTAAAAGAAAAGGTATATCCAGGAACTAAAGAACTTGAGATTTTAAATTTATCAGTGACCAATTATTATTCACAAACCCAAACCTTAACCTCGTTGATAATGACTAATAATAGTCTGGGCACAGGAAGTTTAAATCAAATTGATTCGCAGGTGGACATCCTTTATCTTTATCAAGGAACAGCCAATATTGGTGTGGCGAACTATAAAAATAGCCGGGCTGTGTTTTCAGGGCTAAACCTTGATATTAGTCCGTATGAAACAAAATATATTAAGCTCCGATATAATCTTTCGCTCCAGAATGCCAGAGATGATAATATCATTGATTGTCATATCGCGGGTTCAACTGATATTGGTTTTAAATCCGCAACGATAACTATTGGTGGAATATTTCCGTTAGACTCTTTTGGATTTCATAAAATAGATGGTCTGGTCAATAACCAGATTATTAATTATGGTGCTCAATCTTTGACTGTGGCGACCGGGACAACAGATTTAGTTGTCCTGGATGTGTTTATTCCGGGTAATGGGTATGCGGATGATGTCTTGACGAAAATAAGGATTAAAAATGGTGGCACGGCAAAAGATTCAAGAGATATAAAAATGGTTAAAGTATGTGATGGTCAAAATACATATACTACTACCTGGAAACAAGAATATTGGGAATGGACAGGAACTATTAGTGTTCCCAGAAGAATATATATTCTAACAGATATTGCTGATAACCCGGGAAATACAATTATGATGAAAATTCCGGTTAACGGCTTAGAATTTCTATCAGATAATGACGGACCAATAGATTCTGAAGTCATCAATCCATATCTCCAGATTATCTCTGCGGGGCTATTATCTTCATTAAAATTAACNNNNNNNNNNNNNNNNNNNNNNNNNNNNNNNNNNNNNNNNNNNNNNNNNNNNNNNNNNNNNNNNNNNNNNNNNNNNNNNNNNNNNNNNNNNNNNNNNNNNTTATGATGAAAATTCCGGTTAACGGCTTAGAATTTCTATCAGATAATGACGGACCAATAGATTCTGAAGTCATCAATCCATATCTCCAGATTATCTCTGCGGGGCTATTATCTTCATTAAAATTAACTTCACAAAAGGTTACGGTAGCCAGCACTTTCACGGTCGAGATGAGCATTACCGCAAATGAGGATGTTTATAATGTTACGCCAACCCTACTTGTTCTTGATGGTTCTGGAAGTGCGAGTTTAATCAGTGTCCCTCAGGCTATTTCTACCCTTACCGCGGGTTCTTTTCACGAATTTATCTGGATCTACAAAGCCTCTCATATCCCGGGCACACTTACCTTTAGCGGCTATGCAACATCGACGACCCTTTCCTCTATCAATACTTATTCCGAGATTCTTTATATTCAGGAGATACCTACAAAGTTAGTTATTCGACATATCCCAAATATGCCTTTTGAGGTAAATAAAGGACAGCAAGATGTGATTCCAATGAATATTATCTTTCAAAACACTGGAACTCCGACCTTGACCGGAGATATAAAAATTGGAACATTGACCTTTGATGTAGGCACAATACCAGGTCGGGCAATAGCCAGAATGATGATTAGTCAATCTGGGATTATCTATGGAAGCAAAACCAATCTTGAGATATCAGGAACAATCACTGTTTTACCATTAACAACACCAGTTAGTATTCCACCTGGTCAAAATGTAGCCGTAAATTTAATTATTGATATTCCAACTTCATCCACAACTAATAGATTTCAAATAAGTTTGATTCATATTGATGCGAATTCTAATGTTATTGAAGCCGCATTTCCCCTTAATTCAGGCTGGACAAATATCAAAACCCAATCACCGGGCATAAAGGTAAATTTCAAGAATGAAAATGTTCCAAAGTTTGCCAATAAAGGACAAAGCAATGTCTGTGCGGGACAGATTGAATTTAAAAATGAAGGAGAAAATGCCAGTGATGTCAAGGTGACCCAACTTATTCTCAATGGAACTATTAGCCCAATATCTAATGTCCGGGTAAAAGATGAGGATATTATCTATGGCGAGGTTGCGGTTGCGGGAAATCCTGTTACCGTTTTTTTCTCGCCGGTTATTACCTTGAACGCCAATATCCCTAAAATAGTGGATATAGTGGTCGATATAATTGAAAATCCATTATCTACGGAATTTCAAATCGGTTCTATCACCATTTTTGCCAGGGATTCAAATACAGGGGAGGATGTGCCAGTGAACTTTGGTAGTGTCACAACATCTTCGATTAAATTACAGGATTTGGCACAGCAGATTATTGTTTTTGCAACCTCCACTATCCCAACCAAAGTCTATCAAAATCAAACAGACATCAATGCCTTTGAATTAACCATAACTAATCCAGGGACGATAAACAGTGCCAGTATCTTATTAAAAGAGTTAAAATTATTCATACCTGAAGTTGTAAGTAAGATAATAGTTGAAGGCTTTGGAACATATTCTGGAATCCAGAATTTAACACTTTCAGCAACAATTACTCCACAGGCGACGATTACGATTAATTTAAAAATAAACATTGGTGGAAATTTAGGTGAGTTTAGATTAGATTTGCTCGATTTAAAATTCGTTGATGCCAATGATTTTCACACAATTACACATACTTTTGGCTCTATTTCTGTTTTATTCCAGGTTAAAGAAAAACCTGTTGGACTTTCAGTTTCATCTCAAACTCATATCCCGGTAAATGTGGTAAAAGGAAATAAAGATGTTCACGCTCTAACGCTTATTTTTAATAATCAAGGTGGAACAAATACAGATGAAATTAAGATAGGCACGATAACTCTAAGTTTAGCAGATAGATTTAATAATCCAATTCTGCCTGCGGCTGTTTTATCCAGATTAATTTTATCTTATGATGGCACCCAGACGGAGAAGACCGAGATGAGTGGTTCAAAGGTAATGGTAAATTTAGTGCCTATTTTGAAGGTAGCGGTTGCTGATTCAAAAACGGTCGAGGTAAAAATAGATATATCAGATTTTGCCACAACGGGTAATTTTAAGGTTGGAGTAGAGGATATTGAGGCGGTGGATAATTGGGATAATCCAATAGCCGTTTTGGGTGTTTTCCCGCTCTGGTCTGAGCAAACGACTATTTTTGAACCAGCCATTGAACAATCGTTTACCAACTACCCCAATCCTTTTGCCGCTGGTAAAGAATCCACAACGATTGCTTATTACTTACCGCAAGATGGGTATGTCACGATTAAAATTTATACGGTGATAGGGGATTTAGTCAGGATTTTATTGCAGGATAATTTTAAGGCACACGGGATGAATGAAGTCCAATGGGACGGTCGAAATGGGGTAGGGGAGGTTGTGTTAAATGGGGTTTATTTCTGCCAGATTAATGTCCATTATGTCAGTGGTGGCTCGGATAAAAAGGTGCGGAAAATAGCAGTTGTCAGGTAAATTGAAGGAAAATGTCTTTTAATGGCAAATAAGTCCATATCTCATTCCTCCAAATGACTGAGCTATTACAATGAATTCAAAAACTTTGTTGACATAGGATAAATTTTTTGGTAAAATATCCCCATAATGAGCAAAAATGAAGGTAACATCCAAATTCGAGCAAAGCGAGAATGTTGCGAAGCAAAAAATGCCCAAAAAGCAATTTCCTATCAGTAAATATAAAGTTACGGTAAGGGTTCAGGTAGGATAAAAATAAGGAGAAAGGGAGAAGATGGAGAAGTGGAGAAAAGAAGAGTTAAGTGATAGGATTATTAATGCCTGTATTAATGTCCATAAAAAGTTATGACCTGGTTTTCTGGAGAGCATCTATCACAATGCCTTGAAGGTTGAGTTTGCAAGACACAGGATTGATGTCCGAAGGGTGGAGCAAGAAAAAGTTTGAGCCATTTCTCCAATTCTCCCTTTTCCCCATTTCTCCTTGTTTACACTTCTAATGTATAGCCCTGAACGGTTACAGATTATTATAAAAATGGACAAGAGAGAACTTGCTTTAATTTCAAAAGAGGGTGAAGGCTACTTTGTGGAATTTAAAGAAGGCTTATCGGGGGTCGAGAAAGACCTTGTCGCCTTTGCTAATTCTTCTGGAGGAAGAGTATTTTTAGGGGTGAGGCTGTATTCAAAAGTTGCCTACCGCTTTACAGGAATGCCTCGAAGGGAGAATGTGTACGAATATCCCTTTGATGCCATAAGAGAAGCTGTTATAAATTCAGTGATGCATAAATACTATTTTGAGCATGGTCATAACAACATTCTAAGATTTTTCCCTGATAGAATCAAGATTGAAAACTATTGGCAAAAACCATCTAATTTTATACTTGGAGAAACAGTATTCAGAAGAAACCACCTTATTGCTGATCTATTTGCCAAGATACATTTTGCTGAAAAGATGGGCACAGGTTTTGAAAGAATAAAAGAGATATGCAAAAAAGAGAATGCTCCTTTCCCAGAAATAGAGTTTAATGAGAATTATTTTTATGTAACTTTTAAGCAAAGCCATGAATACTTAAAACTTGCAAAAAAGGGAATTTTAGAAACTACCCCTAAAACTACCCCTAAAACTACCCCTAAAACAGGTGAAAAGATTATTGCTCTACTTCGGGAAAACCCACGACTTACAAAAGAAGATATATCAAAAGAATTACATCTCACACTTGATGGCATAAAGTATCATATCCGGAATTTAACAAAAAAAGGTGAATTAAAATGGGAAGGTCCGAGTAAAGGCGGATATTGGAAAGTGCTATTATGAAAAATAACGAGCTGTTTGATCTCGCCAGAAGGCTTGTAAAACTTAATGAAGAAGCAAAGAAACCTGGAATATTTACAGGTGACCGCGAGTTGCTTGAATGCCCAAAGAACAGAGAAAATATCTTTTCCTGCCCTAATTGTGGGGAAGTTATTGCATTAGAGGAGGAAAATGAATGAGCACCGATACTACCTTTTTTACCAATGAGCCAGGTGCTACTCTACTTGACCGGTTCAAGAAAATATTAAAGGATGTCCAATATCTTGATGTATTGGTTGGATATTTTCGTACCAGTGGCTTCCATCAATTATATCAATCTCTTGAGGGCATTGAAAAGATCAGAATCCTGGTTGGCTTGAATATGGACCGCAAAGCTTATGAAATTATTGAAACAGCCAGATTTCAGGGTAAACTTGATTTCGAATCGCACAGCAAAACCAAACACCTGTTTGTTGAACATACTATATCTGAAATGGAAGGCTCTGAGGATTCTTACCAAACAGAAATTGGAATCAAAAAGTTCGTAGAGTTTCTGACCACCGACTGCCCTAATAAAGAGCAGGATATTAACCACGGTGGTAATGGGAAGAAGCTGGAATTTCGTGTCTATCCCAGTGAAAACATTCATGCTAAGGTCTACATTAGCCGATTCCACAAAGATGCCCTGGATTTTGGCCGGGTTGTTACTGGTTCCAGCAATTTCTCTGAAAGCGGGTTTGTGGCAAATAGAGAGTTCAATGTTGAGTTAAAAGACAAAGCCGATGTTGAATTTGCCTTGAACCAATTTGAACAGTTATGGAAAGATAGTATAGACATTTCACAAGATTATATTGAAACCATTCAAAAGAAAACATGGCCCAATGAAGATATTTCCCCTTATCACATCTATTTGAAAATGCTTTACGAATACCTGAAGGAAGACATTAACTTAGACCAGGAAATTGACCTGCACCTTCCTGAAGGATTCCTTGATCTCATGTATCAAAAGCAGGCGGTGCTTTCAGCAAAAAAGGTTTTGGAAGCTTACCACGGCGTCTTTCTGGCTGATGTGGTCGGTTTAGGAAAAACTTACATATCTGCCTTATTGGCTCAACAATTACCTGGAGGTAAACTAATAATTTGTCCTCCTGTCTTAGAGGATTACTGGAAGGAGACATTCTTTGATTTTGGAATTAGTAAATTCAGGGTTGAATCTGTGGGCAAACTTGATCATATCTTAAAAAAGGGGATAGAAAAGTATGACTACATCTTTGTTGATGAGGCTCATCGTTTCAGGAATGAATATACACAGGGGTTTGAAAAGCTTCATCAAATCTGTTTTGGTAAAAAAGTCATACTTGTTTCAGCCACACCACTCAACAATACCTTTGGTGATATTTACAGTCAGCTAAAGCTTTTCCAGATTCCCAAAAAGTCCACCATCCCAGGAGTCCCAAATCTGGAGAGATTTTTCAAAAATCTGATGGATAACCTTAAAAACTACGATAAATCTGACCCCGAATACCTTGAGGTCTTAAAAGATTGGTCTGGTAGAATCCGAGAACAGGTGTTGAAATATGTAATGGTTCGCAGAACACGCATGGAGATTAGTAAATACTTTAGCGATGATATTGATAAGCGAGGTTTGTTTTTCCCTGAGGTAGAAGAGCCAAAACGAATCATTTACCGATTTGATGAACGAATCACTACCGTGTTTAACCAGACCATCGGATTGCTCAAGGTATTCAAGTATTCACGCTACACCCCATTGCTTTATCTTAAAAGAGAGTTATCTGAATTTGATAAACAAAGGGAGCGCAACATCGGCGGATTTATGAAAGGCATTCTGGTCAAACGACTGGAAAGCAGTTTTGATGCCTTTCGTAAAACCCTGGAGCGCTTTGTAGAATCTTATAAAAAATTTATCGATATGTTCAATAAAGGTACGGTACTCATTAGCAAAAAGGTGAATGTGTATGACCTGCTAAATGAAGATAATGAGGAAAAGATTCTGCAACTGATAGAGGAGGAAAAGGTTGATAAATATGATTCAGGTGAATTCAGACCGGAATTTATTAAATATCTCAAAGCTGATTGGGAGTTGCTTAAGCAGATTCGTAATTTGTGGGAAGAGGTAGATTCAGACCCTAAACTCGAAGCATTTATCAAAAGGCTGCATGGAGAACTCAAGGATAAAAAGATCATCGTCTTTACCGAATCCAAAGAAACTGGTGACTATCTACATAAGAATCTGAATAGACATTTCCCTGGCAAAGTCTTATTTTATTGTAGTGCCGGTGGTTTACTTTCTGATAGGAGAAAAACTACATCCCTTGCCAGAGAACTGATCAAGGAAAACTTTGACCCAACACATAGTGTTAAAAATGATGAAGTGCGCATTCTGCTCAGCACGGATGTGCTTGCAGAAGGTATCAACCTGCACCGTTCCAACATTATCATCAACTATGATCTGCCATGGAATCCGACTAAGGTCTTGCAGAGGGTCGGACGTGTCAACAGGGTAGGCACTGAACATAAAAATATCTGTATCTTTAACTTTTTTCCAACAGATCAATCTGAAGAGCATATAGGGCTGGAAGCCAATATCAAAGCCAAAATTCAGGCCTTTCATGACACCCTGGGTGAAGATACCAAATATCTTACCGAAGAAGAAATTCCTGCTTCCCACGAACTTTTTGGTGATACCTTGTATAAAAAACTCACCAGTAAAAAGACATACCAGGCTGAAGAAGAGGAACGGTCTGAACTGGAATACTTAAACTTTATTCGGGATATTCGAGACCACCAACCTGAACTCTTTGAGAAGATTAAACATCTGCCTAAAAAAGCTCGATCTGCCAGAGAAGATGATGTTAAAACCGAGCAGTTAGTCACCTTCTTTAGAAAGGGTAAATTGAAGAAATTTTTCATCACTGACAGCGAGGAATCACAGGAGATTACTTTTTTTGAGGCCGTAGATCTCTTTAGATGCAAACCTGATACACCTCGTCAGAAAATACCAAAACAATACTATCCTATGCTGGATAAGAATAAAACCCAGTTTGATCTGGTCACATCAGGGGAGATGTTAGAAAGTAAAGGCTCGGGCAGGCAAGGTGGACGCTCCAATGAGAGTTATGTAATCAGACGGTTAAAGGTAAAAGAGTTCCAACAATACCAGGGCTTCACCGATGAAGATGAGGAGTATATTCGGCAAGTTTTGAAAGGATATGAAGATGGTGTTATCCCGCAGAATACTACCAAAAGGATCAAGAAGGCAATCGAGGAAGAGACAAATCCTCTTAAGGTTTTAGCTGTATTCAAGAAAAATATTCCATATAATATTCTGAGCTTGACTAAAGCACCTCAACCGCAAGTGTTGGCTAAAAGAGAGGTTATTTTATCTGAATACTTAACTAAAGGGACTAAAAGATAACTATGGACAGACAAACAGCCATTAATCTAATCGCTAATACATTTAATCATCCTTTTAATGAGGATAAATTTCGGCACTTTATTCGAAACCTGCTTAATGATGTGGATGAATCCGGAAACTTTGAGTACTATGGCCGATACATACCCGATTCTTTCAAAGAGCACATCAGAAAATACAAGAGAGTTGGTAAATATGCTGACCCTAAAGGGAAGGAATTAGATGTCATTATTGTTCACTTAAAACGAGAGACAGCCCTGGATAGAGCTCGCACGATGCAGCGTAACTTCATTGCCTGGTATCTCAAAAATAGGGGCGAAAAGGATGCGGCAGTAGTAGCATACCATACCGATACTCCGGATGACTGGCGGTTCTCCTATGTGCGAGTGGAATATAAGCAGGAGACTACAGAATCCGGAAAAGTCAAAGTAAAGGAAGAACTTACCCCTGCCCGAAGATACTCCTTTCTTGTAGGCAAAAACGAACCCACCCATACTGCCCAACAGCAATTAATTTCAATATTTCAGGATGACAGACTCAATCCTTCTCTGGCAGACCTGGAAAAGGCATTTAGTGTTGAAGCCGTGACCAGGCAGTTCTATGAGGACTATAAAGGGTTGTATGAAAAATTGACACAAGAGTTGAATAGCCTCATGGAAGAAGATGGCAGGATTAAAAAAGAGTTTGAAACCAAATCTATTGATACAGCTAATTTTGCCAAGAAGCTATTAGGCCAGATCGTCTTTCTTTACTTTTTGCAGAAGAAAGGCTGGTTAGGTGTTGGCAAGAACAATGAAGGCAGTTTCAAACCCTGGGGCACAGGACAGAAAAATTTCCTTCGCTTACTTTTTGAAAAGCAGTTTATCAATTATCACAACTTCTTTAATGATGTGCTGGAGCCTCTATTTTACGAAGCATTAGCAACCGAAAGAGCCAACGATTTTTATTCTCCCTTTAACTGTAAAATACCATTCTTAAACGGGGGGTTATTTGAGCCTATCAACGAATATGATTGGCAACAGACGGATATTTTTATTAATCACGAGCTTTTTACTGAAATTTTTGACACCTTTGACCGTTACAACTTCACTGTGCGAGAGGACGAACCACTGGAAAAAGAGGTTGCCGTTGACCCGGAAATGTTGGGTAAGGTCTTTGAGAATCTCCTGCCTGAAAATCTTCGCAAGGGACAGGGAGCATACTATACACCCCGTGAGATTGTTCATTATATGTGTCAGGAGAGCCTGATTAATTATCTGGACACCGCAGTCAATACCGGCGAAGTTTCACTGGCACAAACTCCACCTACCCAGGGAAAGCTATTTGGAAAGCCAGACCCTGAACAGATGGTACTAAAAACCACAGGATACAAACCTTTAGTTCCACGGGAAGATATTGAAGAGTTTATTCGAAAGGGAGAGTTTGCTGTGGAGCATGATATTGCTAAGGAGAAAGGCACAAAAACTTACAAATACCAGGTGCCTGAATCCATTCGAAAAAACGCCAAATTACTGGATGATAAATTGACAGCAATCAAAATCTGCGACCCGGCTATCGGTTCCGGGGCATTTCCTGTAGGCATGATGCACGAAATTGTCAAAGCCCGAAATGTGCTCACAACCTACATAGAAGACAGTAAAGAACGGAGTGCCGATAAATTTAAACGCCACTGCATTCAGGAATCACTTTATGGCGTGGATATTGACCCTGGTGCTATTGAAATTGCCAAGTTACGATTATGGCTTTCACTGATGGTGGATGAGGATGACTACTATGCCATTAAGCCCTTGCCTAACCTGGACTACAAGATTATGCAGGGTAATAGCCTGATTGAGGATTTTCACGGTATTTCGTTGAATATAGAAAAAAAGGAAGAATCTCAGGGAAGCCTCTTTGATATGGATTCCGAATTAGATCGTCTGATCGAAGACCTGCATCACAAACAAAATGCCCTGTTCAATGCTACTCATCCATCAGATAAGAAAGAGCAGAAAGAAGAGGTGGAAAATGCCATTGTGAAAATCTTCCACTATGAATTACAGAGGCAGAAAGAACCCTATTTTAGAGAACTGAAAAACATTAAAGAATCAGCCAGGCGGTTTAAAGAAGAAGAACAGCAAAAAATCTATGATATCGAAAAGGTCAAACTGGACAAAAAATACAACTTTGATTTTGAAACCGTGGAGAATGAGCTGCGGGAGATGACCCACGGCAACAAGGTGCGCAACTTCTTTCCGTGGAAACTATACTTTGCCGATGTGTTTCGGCAGAAAGGCGGGTTTGATGTGGTGATTGCTAATCCGCCGTATATTTTCGCAAGAGAAAGCAAGAAGAAGGGGCTGTCAAATGAAGATAAAGGATATTTTTACGAACATTATGAACTTGCTGAATATCAGGTGAACCTGTACCCCCTCTTCATCGAGAAAGGAACTTATTTGCTGCGGGCAAATGGTTGCTTCTGTTTTATTACCCCCAACAACTGGTTAACGATCAACACAAACAGGAGGTTGAGGAAGTTCGTTCTTGGGCAGTCAGACATCACTATCGTCAATTTCTATGCCCGGGTCTTTGAAAGTGCCGCCGTGGACAGTGCTATCATCATCTTCAGGAAATCTGTCGATAACCGGCATGTCGCCTTGTATGAATACACAGACGACTTTAGATTCATCAAGGAGGCGGAATGTGGTTTTTTCCTTTCCCATCGCAACCATGTTATTAATATCGAGGCTTTCAAAGGTGGTGGAATTTCCGAGGTGATGGAGAAGATTGAACGTGGTTCGGTAAAACTCGCACAAGTTGCAGATGTCAAAGCAGGTTTGAAGGCATATGAGATCGGAAAAGGGAATCCTCCCCAGACCAATGAGATGAAGACAGATCGCGTCTATCACTCTACTCGTAAGATTGATAATAGCTACATCAAGTACCTGGATGGAAAGGATGTATGCCGTTATTACCTTGACTGGACTGGTGAGTATCTCAAATATGGAAACAACTTGGCTGCACCACGGAAAGACTTCCGACTTTATTCCACCAGCAGAATCCTTGTGCGCCAGATTCCAGCTAAACCTCCATACTGTATCCACGCCTGCTTGATTGAAGAAACCGCTTTGAATGATCTCAACTCCATGAACATCATCAACATTCGAGAATCACCTGAGTGCGTGCTGGGTATCCTAAATTCTCGTCTCACATCTTTCTGGTTTATCCACAAGTTTGGCAAGATGCAGCGGGGAACTTTTCCGCAATTCAAAGTTAATGAACTTGCTGACTTTCCCTTGCCGAAAAACCGGGCAGAGCGGAGTGACGAGATTGCTAAGCTGGTTTCCCAAATTCTCTCCCTAAAAAAATCCGACCCGCAGGCAGACACCAGGGCATTGGAGGCAGAGATTGACCGTCTGGTGTATGACCTCTATGGATTGACAGAGGAAGAGATTGCTATTGTGGAGGGGAGTGTTAGGAGGTAAATTCTGTAAGGAGAAACCCAACTTTTGCCATTTTTTATTGCTTTTTGGCAATACTTTTGTTATACTTCTATAGAGTTATTCTGAAATCAAATCTTCTGTCATTTGTTGAGGACTAAAATGGATAGCCAATTTGAAGATTTAAACATAGATACTAAACGAACAGCGAATAAATCGACGAAATCCAAAAACTCATTAAAATCTTTGAAGTAAAAATCAAAGACAACATCCAAGAAGTTTGGGGGTGTAACTATGGAAACATCATGGAATAGTAAACATATTCTAAAGGTTCAAGATGACCGTGAGCCAAATATAGTGGAAGAGCCAGATATCAAAAAACATCGGCAGCGTGTTGAACCATGGCTAACAGCTCTCTTCCAAAGCGATCATCTTTCTTTATTGGTGGGGTCAGGACTTTCATTAGCTGTTCATAAGCTTGCTACAGGGAATTCTGGTGAGGGGATGGCGAAAATAGCATTCTCTGTTTTTAAGGAACAAATGGATACCTGTGTTGTTGAGGCAGCCAGAAAAGCTGGACGAGGGAATGGGAACATTGAAGATCAGATACGTGTTGCTAATGATTTATTGCAAGGATTGGAAATATATACATCAACAGGTGTGTTCGGCTCAAAAAAGATTAAAAAAGAAATGGGGAAATTCAAAGAAGAAATTAATTCAGGATTGTTTGAATTTGTAAAAAGAATTCTTC is drawn from bacterium and contains these coding sequences:
- a CDS encoding TaqI-like C-terminal specificity domain-containing protein — translated: MDRQTAINLIANTFNHPFNEDKFRHFIRNLLNDVDESGNFEYYGRYIPDSFKEHIRKYKRVGKYADPKGKELDVIIVHLKRETALDRARTMQRNFIAWYLKNRGEKDAAVVAYHTDTPDDWRFSYVRVEYKQETTESGKVKVKEELTPARRYSFLVGKNEPTHTAQQQLISIFQDDRLNPSLADLEKAFSVEAVTRQFYEDYKGLYEKLTQELNSLMEEDGRIKKEFETKSIDTANFAKKLLGQIVFLYFLQKKGWLGVGKNNEGSFKPWGTGQKNFLRLLFEKQFINYHNFFNDVLEPLFYEALATERANDFYSPFNCKIPFLNGGLFEPINEYDWQQTDIFINHELFTEIFDTFDRYNFTVREDEPLEKEVAVDPEMLGKVFENLLPENLRKGQGAYYTPREIVHYMCQESLINYLDTAVNTGEVSLAQTPPTQGKLFGKPDPEQMVLKTTGYKPLVPREDIEEFIRKGEFAVEHDIAKEKGTKTYKYQVPESIRKNAKLLDDKLTAIKICDPAIGSGAFPVGMMHEIVKARNVLTTYIEDSKERSADKFKRHCIQESLYGVDIDPGAIEIAKLRLWLSLMVDEDDYYAIKPLPNLDYKIMQGNSLIEDFHGISLNIEKKEESQGSLFDMDSELDRLIEDLHHKQNALFNATHPSDKKEQKEEVENAIVKIFHYELQRQKEPYFRELKNIKESARRFKEEEQQKIYDIEKVKLDKKYNFDFETVENELREMTHGNKVRNFFPWKLYFADVFRQKGGFDVVIANPPYIFARESKKKGLSNEDKGYFYEHYELAEYQVNLYPLFIEKGTYLLRANGCFCFITPNNWLTINTNRRLRKFVLGQSDITIVNFYARVFESAAVDSAIIIFRKSVDNRHVALYEYTDDFRFIKEAECGFFLSHRNHVINIEAFKGGGISEVMEKIERGSVKLAQVADVKAGLKAYEIGKGNPPQTNEMKTDRVYHSTRKIDNSYIKYLDGKDVCRYYLDWTGEYLKYGNNLAAPRKDFRLYSTSRILVRQIPAKPPYCIHACLIEETALNDLNSMNIINIRESPECVLGILNSRLTSFWFIHKFGKMQRGTFPQFKVNELADFPLPKNRAERSDEIAKLVSQILSLKKSDPQADTRALEAEIDRLVYDLYGLTEEEIAIVEGSVRR